The DNA sequence GAGTCTTGGGATACCGGCCGCCATTCTGTTCGCAATTGGAAGCTTATTCGGCTTCTGGTACGTGTTTCCTGTATTGTTCAGGATCTTTTTCTATTTTGATTTCGCCGTTGGATCCTCTCCAACGATGGGTATTGCAAATTATACCTCATTCTTCTTCATGTATATTGCCTCATTCGGTCTATCCTTTGAGATGCCCGTGATAATGGTGGGCCTGACCAAATTGAAGATCGTCCCGGCCAGTTTCTGGCTCAGAAACTGGAGATATGCAGTTGTGGGATCCCTCATTTTCGGCCTGATATTTTCTCCTGGAGTGCTAGGTGTAAGCATGATGATAATGGCGCTTCCGATGATGGCCCTCTATGTTCTTGGCGCTTTTATAGCAAAGCGGGTAGAGAAGAGTGATGAAGGCGTGTATTCCGTTGCTGCTGATTGAATGCTGTGATGCAATTTTAGAACTCCGCCTGAATTCCTGAAGAATCCGTACAGTGTCAGCCGTTCTAGAACTCAAGTATCATAATTTCACAGCGGTGAGCTACTTCTCAGCTGAATCTTCGATTTCTCCTTTCATCGAAGAGACCTCTGCCATTCCGGACATCCGTACAAGCCATATATCTCTATAACCACAGGCGTGTATTCGGTTCGCACCGATCCTACTAAAGGATCGCCCACTTGGTTTTGGTGGAGGATACAAAAATATAGAAAGACAATTTATAGATCCTTCTATCTATTTGGGGAGGCCCATGCATCTACTGTATGAGGGATAGATTTATAGCTTCTCCCAAACCCATAACTCCTCTTTAAAACATATCAGTGATCATGACACTCCCATTGAACGCACATTTCCCAGATCTAAGTTTCCAGCCTTAATCCGGATGCCAGACGATCTTTGATAAATATCATGGTCTGAATTACGATTATGCCTAACCATAAGACGATGGTACGTTTCGAATTTGCTATTTCTAGTGACCCAACTTCTTGAAAATTTATGAATATCATCTGGCCTCCCAACCCATTTATAATTGCACGCTATAACCATATCATGGATTCCGTGGTCAAGCAGATAAAGGACTATGCAGATAGCGTTTCCTATTCCAGGATACCCAAAGAAGAGGTAGAGGCACTGAAGATGAGAATTGCAGATTCCATAATAACGGCCTATACGGCCAGAAATTCGCCGCCTGTGAATATTCTCATTGACGTGCTCGGAGACGTCAGGTCAAAGGTTAACACGCCAGTTTATTTCAAGAAAAGGGATGTATTTTCTCCGTACGCGGTGATGATCAACGGATGTATGACAAGATACATGGATTACAATGATACCTATCTGTCAAAGGAGGCCCTCCACCCTTCAGATAATGTGCCGCCAATACTTGCTGCTTCCCATATTGCTGAGACTGACGGAAGTGAGATAATAAGGGGCCTGAAGATAGCATATGATGTGGTGTGTTCTCTTGCTGATGCCGTATCCATAAGAGATCGGGGCTGGGATCATGTCAATTACGATTCCATATCATCCTCTGCCGGGATATCGGCCATACTGGATCTTGATGATGATAAGTTCGAAAATGCTGTTTCACTTGGCATAATAAACAACGTGAGCATGAGGCAGACAAGGGCAGGAAAGCTGAGCATGTGGAAGGGCTGCACCGTGGCCTATCAGACCATGTCCTCGCTTATGGCAGCTTTGAACGCCAGATCCGGCCTGACCGGCCCATCAGATATATTCGATGGTGAGATGGGATTCAAAAGACAGGTATCAGGTCCATTCGATCTCAGTATATCATCACATGTGCTTAAGACGATGATCAAGAACTATCCTGTGGAATACCATGCCATGAGTGCCGCACAGGCTGCATCAGAATTGAGGAAACAGGTGAAGGGCAGGATAAAGACCATAAATGTTGACACCTTCAAAGTCGCCCACACCATCATAGTTAAGGATCCGGAGAAGCTGAGACCGGAGAATAAGGAAACCGCTGATCACAGCATGCCCTACATAATCGCCTATACCCTTCTCTACGGTGAACCTGATGTAAATTCCTATGATGCAAGGTATCTGAAGGACGAAAAAATTTTGAACCTGATAGACAGGATGAAGTTTAATGTCTCTGAAAAATTCAATGCCATGTATCCGGAGTACTTACCTGTCAGAATAGAGATAGAGGATGATGACGGCAGAAAGGAGCTTGAGATAGATGTCCCAAAGGGTCACTTCAAAGATCCATACACATGGGAAGATGTGATGAAAAAGGCGGATCGCGTTGACAAGAATCTTGTGGCTCTCGTCAATGATCTGAAAAACTTGGAGAAGATGGATTCTAAGGAAATATTCGAGGTGATCAACAGTGTCAAGGCTTAAGGATAACGTCAATGGCGGTCCCTCGGAGCTGAGAGGGTTGCTTAAGAGAGATATCGTTGTTGCTCCTGGAGTGTTCAGCGGCATATCCGCAATAGTTGCAGAAAGGGCTGGATTCAGAGCGGCCTACCTTTCGGGATCAGGAGTTGCGGGCACGATGGGACTGCCGGATCTTTCAGTTACAACTCTTCCGGAGGTTGCAGCAGAGACCTACCGGGTAACCACCGTCACGCGAATGCCACTCATAGTCGATGTTGACACAGGCTTTGGGGAAACTGTCAACGTAATGCGCACAGTCCGCATGTTAGAGGATGCCGGTGCGGCTGCGATACACATAGAAGACCAGGAACAGCCAAAGAAATGCGGCCATCTAAACGGAAAACGTGTTATCGATCGCGATGACATGGTCCGTAAGATAAGAGCTGCAGTTTCCACGAGAAAAAATGACGATTTCATGATAATAGCCAGAACCGATGCCAGATCGATAAACGGGATCGAAGACGCCATAGATCGAGCCAATGCCTATCTTGAGGCCGGGGCAGATGCAATATTCACCGAAGCGCTGGAGAGCAGAGAAGAATTTGTTGAGATGAGAAAAAAGGTCAAAGGCAACCTGATGGCCAATATGACTGAAGACGGAAAGTCTCCGCTTCTCTCAGTAGCTGATCTGAAGGAGATAGGATACAATATCGTCATATTCCCTCTGACCGCTTTCCGCGGCATGCTCAAAGCCATAGATTCTATCTACAAAGACCTTATGAAAGACGGTACGCAGAGAAATTTCCTTGACAGAATAATGCGAAGATCAGAATTTTATGATCTCATAGGCTACTATGATTATGAGAAAGAGGATAACGTTTTCTATAAAATATAAATTTTATTCATTATATGTTATTTTTCTGTAAATTTTTGTTATAGATCCGAGTGATATCATTATTATTCCTATCGCAAGTGAGTAGAAGGCTTCGTCAGTTATCGATGTCGGATTCATTATGGATACTATGGTCGCCAGAAACAGAGAGAAGAAGCCTAGAACAGCCGCAATGGCTATATAGAAGTATCTGTTAGTCTCAGTCTTCTTGACGCTTGATGTGAAGTATCCTGCAGATTTCATAAGTATAAGCAGTATGAGCACTATCAAAACCGCCAGAAATATTGATGCCTCCAGATATATTCCTCCATCTCCTCTGAAGTATCCTGGAAGTATTACGCCCAGCTCGAAAGCGAAGAAGCCTATTATTGGTGCTGATCCTATGACAGCTATATGGTTGTAGTTTATCTTTCCCATTCTGAAGTATTTCGCTACGACCCAGGTGATCGGTAAAACAACCAATAGGGGTATTACAAAGAATAGAACCGCATCTCCAGTTGGTATCTGTATTCCAGGTGTCAATGCTCCCCAAACGGAAAGACCGATCAGGTAAAAGATACCCGTTACTGCCAAGCCTGTAAATATTGGTCTGTCCGACAGCTTCAGCGAGAACGTATTATCTATGTAGGGTAGAATCATAAGATACACCAATGGGAAACCAGCAAATATGACGGTTGCCCAGAACGGACCTATACCCTGCGCAAACTGGAAATCCAGCTCTTTGTACATGAAGAGCAGGAACCATGGCGGATAGGCAGGCACAG is a window from the Thermoplasma sp. Kam2015 genome containing:
- the prpB gene encoding methylisocitrate lyase gives rise to the protein MSRLKDNVNGGPSELRGLLKRDIVVAPGVFSGISAIVAERAGFRAAYLSGSGVAGTMGLPDLSVTTLPEVAAETYRVTTVTRMPLIVDVDTGFGETVNVMRTVRMLEDAGAAAIHIEDQEQPKKCGHLNGKRVIDRDDMVRKIRAAVSTRKNDDFMIIARTDARSINGIEDAIDRANAYLEAGADAIFTEALESREEFVEMRKKVKGNLMANMTEDGKSPLLSVADLKEIGYNIVIFPLTAFRGMLKAIDSIYKDLMKDGTQRNFLDRIMRRSEFYDLIGYYDYEKEDNVFYKI
- the tatC gene encoding Sec-independent protein translocase TatC; amino-acid sequence: MDIIQKNIDELRVRAVRALIAFFVFFLIFFTFKVEYYRILGMRIPLLYPDPYDNAGAQFLKLSEYHVLPKNVELIALKPTDAMVADIYSVMFLALLFSMPFIVIEIGKFVAPGLKRRELQAIKSLGIPAAILFAIGSLFGFWYVFPVLFRIFFYFDFAVGSSPTMGIANYTSFFFMYIASFGLSFEMPVIMVGLTKLKIVPASFWLRNWRYAVVGSLIFGLIFSPGVLGVSMMIMALPMMALYVLGAFIAKRVEKSDEGVYSVAAD
- a CDS encoding MmgE/PrpD family protein, with the translated sequence MDSVVKQIKDYADSVSYSRIPKEEVEALKMRIADSIITAYTARNSPPVNILIDVLGDVRSKVNTPVYFKKRDVFSPYAVMINGCMTRYMDYNDTYLSKEALHPSDNVPPILAASHIAETDGSEIIRGLKIAYDVVCSLADAVSIRDRGWDHVNYDSISSSAGISAILDLDDDKFENAVSLGIINNVSMRQTRAGKLSMWKGCTVAYQTMSSLMAALNARSGLTGPSDIFDGEMGFKRQVSGPFDLSISSHVLKTMIKNYPVEYHAMSAAQAASELRKQVKGRIKTINVDTFKVAHTIIVKDPEKLRPENKETADHSMPYIIAYTLLYGEPDVNSYDARYLKDEKILNLIDRMKFNVSEKFNAMYPEYLPVRIEIEDDDGRKELEIDVPKGHFKDPYTWEDVMKKADRVDKNLVALVNDLKNLEKMDSKEIFEVINSVKA